ATAATTCTTCTTGATTAGACAGTATAGGTAGTAAATTGTCTGCATCATTTCCAAGTCTATCTCTGTATTCTGGAAGAATACTTTTGTAATAATCGAATAAGGCTTTTTCAGAATCCTTTGCTAAGCTATCTTTTTGCTTAAAGAATTCGGTATAAGCTTCTCTTTGGGAATCTTCGAATTCCGGTTCTTCATCTGCCACAATAATTATTTTAATTTGTTCATCCTTACCAAATATGTTAATAGTACCAGCTTTAGTCCAATAATCTTCATATTGTAATAATCCAAATACACTATCATTAATTTCTTCCATGACATAATCCTCCTATTAATTTGATAAAATTGCATTTAAACAATTAACTTCACCAACTCCACCCAAATGACCGAATTTATCATTTATATCAAAAGGAACTTTCTGCATTGTTTTCATATTATTGCATTCATGCCATGTATATTTATTTTTTTCTCGCCACTCTCTGACTTGTTTTGGCGTTACACCTTTCTGTTTTGCCAATTCCTTATCTGCTTTACTAAAATTAGATGGTCTGCTTGCTGACATACCTTGAATTTCTATTGTTCCTCTAGACAACGCTGAAAAATCAGGTATAGCATCAGTATACGCAATTCCTTCTTTGTCTACACCTCTCAAAATTGCATTAACTTTTTCGTCGTTATGTATAAAAGTTGATTCTCCGCGTTGACCTGTCCACCTTCCGCCAGTTTTAGGCGTTTGGCTTAACCTTTGCTTGTATGTACTAGCACATTTTTTACCTTCCTTTATTTCCATTATAGCTTTAGCCATTTTATCTATATCGGCTTTTGGAACTGAAGGAAATTTCTTCTGAAGTAATAAATATATTTTAGCTGCTTCTGCTGCCTCTGCACCAGTAGTTGCTTTATCTGACATGCTGCTCACCAACTTTCTATTAAATTTGCTGGAAAAACTTTCATTCATATTTTATCAAAAAATTATACATTTACAAGAGTAATAATTATTATAAATTAATAGAATGTAACTTATGAACACTTGCATGGGATAATCTCAATATGATATGATATTTTCATAATCTGATGGATTGTAGAACTAAAATAAACATGGAGTGCTTGAAAATGAAGCCTTTGGGGATATTTATTTACTGGAAGCGACTGGAAATCGTGTGACGGCTAACCCCGTCCGAGAGTTCGAATCTCTCTCTCTCCGCCAGAATTAAGGGCTTTGTCGATGAGATAAGGTCCTTTATTTATGTGAAAATCACTGAATCTTCATTTTCTTCTTTATTTTTGAATAATCCTTCATCTAATTTTTTTGGTTGCATTGTTAAGAGTGGAACCGGTAGTTATAAAATGAAATTTTTCACTGCTGTCAGGTGTGGAGGTAGGAGAAAAATGATAGATGTTATAATCTAAGATGTAGTTTGAGGCAACCCGTTGACATATAAAAATGAAACAAGTTAGGGTTTACCAATTTCACTTATAGATTCTAAAATCATATCAATCTGTTTTTGATATTTGTCCCAAAGAGATACAACCACTGAACCTGTTGCATAAACAATTCTTTTCTCATCTAGTCGGATTACATACTCCTTTTGAAGTAAATGTAGATTTGGTGTGTAATTTGGACTATGTCCAAACACTACAGCCTTGTATATGTACGCATTTGGATTCGATAATAGCCTTCCCAACCAACTTAACGACGAAGTAAGAAAAAGATTATTTGAGGCTGATAGGCAGATGAAACTTGAAAACGTGAACGAAGCAATAGCAATTTTGACAGCAGTAAAAACAGGCTTAACAAGTTTATATAATATGGAGAAAATAAATCGCAGACTAGTTGATGCATATAAAACAAAACGTGAGTATTTGAGCATTATAGTATCGCTGGTTGATGCATATCTAACAAATAATAATTTGATAAAAAGAATTGATTTAAAACAATTACTATCAGATATTAGAGGATGTGATGACAAGTTTGTAAAAAGCAGTATTTATTTTGTTATATTTACATATGTATGTGATAAGAATAACTATAATGCTCAACGAATTGCATATTCAAATTATATGGGTTTGAATTCTTACAAAAGTATTGAAGATGTGTTGAAGTGTGGAGAAGAAATATGTGTTATAGTTTTCTTTCTTCACAAAATTTGTACCCAGCATTTATTGAAAAGGGACATTATTCTTAATCCTAAAGGAGATAAAGCGGACGAAATTCGTATTGGATGATATAATAAAATAAGAAGAACGGGAGAATTTGTTATGGAGTTTGTTCAGCTAATAAGAGAAAAGAGTCAAATAGGGGTTATAAAACATATTTGAAAGGCTCCAACTTCAGGGAGTGCTGCTTATTTACCCTGGGAATAAATTCTGCTCTCCTGATTGAATTATAAATTATAGAGTCGCAATTGTATTTAATTTTGAAGTAAAGAATATTTATATAATCTTTGGGCAAATAGAAAATTGTAGGTGAGTGACGGTTAAGTTTTATAAGTAAAGCAATAAAAAGAAATGGAAGAAATTATTATACAATGCCCCCCAATTGTCAAGACAAATTTTTTCGTTGGCTTAGCTAGATTCTCCTTTCCTAAATATGAT
The Pseudobacteroides sp. genome window above contains:
- a CDS encoding HNH endonuclease; its protein translation is MSDKATTGAEAAEAAKIYLLLQKKFPSVPKADIDKMAKAIMEIKEGKKCASTYKQRLSQTPKTGGRWTGQRGESTFIHNDEKVNAILRGVDKEGIAYTDAIPDFSALSRGTIEIQGMSASRPSNFSKADKELAKQKGVTPKQVREWREKNKYTWHECNNMKTMQKVPFDINDKFGHLGGVGEVNCLNAILSN
- a CDS encoding DUF6985 domain-containing protein; translated protein: MEEINDSVFGLLQYEDYWTKAGTINIFGKDEQIKIIIVADEEPEFEDSQREAYTEFFKQKDSLAKDSEKALFDYYKSILPEYRDRLGNDADNLLPILSNQEELSKLVKVTDIYFPETYGEEIRIVGILFNCTWTDKGLAVKVENEKVVKVGIQDIIL